The genomic DNA tttttcaaaattaacaaTTTGAATGAGTGCAACAGGTGaatatttattgtttgctttggTGTTTTGCTATTGGttggttttttatatttttatttttttcctgtgtttaatgttttctttattttttgaatgcaaTGCGTCTGTTGCCACATTTGTCCTAATTAGTAATTGTGCCATCTCTGACCAGTGTCTGACCCTGTCACCTACCTGATGACATCTACTGGGGGGCTAAGGAGTGTTTTCCTCGCTTATCTCCTGCCACACCACACACCTCAGTTTATTTATTGATGAAGACCCCACGCAGGTTGTGTCCCCGTCACTTGTCACTGTTCTGTGGACACTGAGGAGTTTGATCTTTCATATCCTCCACGATGAAGGAGAGTCTCATTATTACCTGAGAGCTTCTTTAGACAAAACTGAACATGCTATACAGATTTAAAAACTTACTTATTGTGATTAAAGTTTTTAATTCCTGCAGCtattaataaaaattgttttaaaaataacacactgcaaaaattacaaaacaggcTTTCAATGCACAGACATATCTAACAATAACATGGAAATGACTTTTCTAGAACTTTCTAATCAGTTGTATTTTTCTCATTTCTCAACAAAAAGGGTCTGATAGTGAATTTCTGTGTTGAAAGATTCATTCAAACAAACAAGCTgagtataaataattatttgatttctGTTGTTATTTAGCAGCTGTTGTGTCTTTCACGCGGCACTGTGACACACAGCAGTGTATGTTCTCACATGGACCCTCGTCTATTTGTAGTCCTGACACCCCCTGATGGACACACTAATGTCACCCCTCTGAGTCCACAGACAGTCACACTAAACTCATTGATGTTTTATTACTCACTTGACACGTCTGCAGCAGGTGAGTCCTGGCGCCAGTCTCATGATGCACTCTAAGGTCAGTGGTGTGTTTGTCATGTTGAGCTCCTCAAGTTCTCCACAGCAGCTGATGACAGagcccagcacagcacagtccAGAGGAGTTAAAGTTATCCTACTAAAGTCCATCTTTAAATCCTTCCCAATGGCATCTCtaattaatttcttattctgAGTCTCATAGAGCCACTGACACAATCGCAGAGCTTCACTTTTATCTCGTCTCAGTAGCACCTCTTCAGCTTTTTTCTTCACCCACTCCAGTATCTTCTTTGCTGTCTTCACCTTAAACTCCCCCATGACTCCCCCCAGTGTTTTAAATACAGAATCTCTGGCCAGTCCTGCCAGGAATCGAGTGAGAATCTCAAACCGGCCATCTTTACAAGAGTCCAACTTCTCAAGCAGCTCCTCAATGCCACCTGATGGATTGAGGTAGAAGGAGCAGGCGGCCATGAACTCCTGTATGGTGAGGTGGTAGAATGTGTACGTCGTGTGCTCCAGAGTGCTTTCTCTCTGAAGGATTTCTTTGAGGAACCCTGAGAGAAATGGAGAGGACAGGACTGGCCGGAGACCAAAGGTGGACATCTCAAACTTGTCATAAAACACAAGAGTCTTGTTAGCCACCCCATAATAAGCCATCTTTCCCAGTTTGATCAGAATCTCTCGCTGGTTCTTGGCTTCTCGTTTATGATTGGTGAGAATGTTGTGAAGGAACATCACAAAGAGCTCAGTGACAGTTCTGGGGGCAGCTCCTCGCTCTTCATCAGGTGTCATGAAGTGGCTCTTCAGCACGGAGCAGATAATCCAGCAGTATGAGGGGTTGAAGCACATGGTGTACAGGATGGTGTTCTCCTCCACATACTGAAAAGCCTCAGAGCCCTGATCAGCATCACCAAAGAACTTCTTAAAGTACATCAGCCTTTGTTCAGGGAAGAAACCCAGGATCTCTGCAAATCGATCAACTCTCTTCATGTCCAGGGACTCCAGGGCTGTTGGTCTGGTTGTTATCAGGACTGTACAGTCCTTCAGTAATGTCCCTCTGATCAGATTGGAGACCAAGATGTGGACAGGGAAGCTCTCAACTGGGTCTGAGGGGAGTTTCCTGGGTGTAAAGTCCAGTTTGTGTTTGTACTCATCCAGTCCATCAAATATAAAGAGCAGAGATTTGGGTTTCTGAAGGATTTCCCTCAGTCTCACGTCATTGagatatttatagtgcctttcaatcagcCTGGTCAGAGGCATCTGTGGCTCTGTCTCTGTGTCTAGTAGATTGAGCTCCCTGAatttaaacagaaacacaaaagcaaaccTCTGGCACTGAGTGCCTCTGGCCCAGTCAAACATGATCTTCTGGACCATGGTAGTCTTCCCAATTCCAGCCACTCCACTGACCACTACAATGTGAGGGTCTGTCTCACTTCCTGGACTCCTCCTAAAAAGCTGCTCAGTCCAGATTCGCTCACATTTCTCTTTTGTccgcttctctatcagctttgcatgaGTTATCCCCATCTTCTCAAGTTCATGGTGCCTCTCACTGTAGGTTCTTTTGAACTGTTTGATGATCATCAGCTCTGTGTATCGTGTCTCAAAGCCCACAGCTCTGGTGTGTGGATCTCCAGGAGAATCCTGATCCTCTAGAGTTTTTGTGGATTCAGACACTCCACCTCTGTGTGTCTCATGGAGACCTGAAAGTGATAAAGAGAACTtgtgaaaaaggaaataaaaaaggacTTTTGGAGGCTGACTTTGATGTTTGGAGATGCCAGATGATCCAGCACCTTGCAGTCAGGATCACTGAACTTGAAAAGGTGGCTAACCTGTGGTGCAGTAGGAGATTACAGATATTGCCCAGGTGTCTTTCACTGGGATAGCATGAACCTGAGAGGAGACCTCTAGCAGACAGGTAGAAACAGGTGTGTCATTGTTGGACATGCAGTACACACAAAGCTACAGGTGCACACAGGCCAAGGGCTCCAACCCAGAGTTGGAGGTTACCAACCATTTTCAGGTCTTTGTGGAGCTTAATGTTGACTCTGATAAGTCTGTGGTGGAGGAGCCCCAGCGGGTCACTTGAAAACCAGTCACCCCAGAAAGACAAAAGCAGTGAGAGTACAGGACTCAGTCAATAGAGGGATTGAGATTTAGGTTTGTGTTCTTGTGTGGTCAGACTCTTGTAGGGTGTGCTGCATACCTGATGGACAGTTGGGATACCTCCTTGGAAGGGTGAACAGTCTGCTGGCAAGGGTTGGGGTGGATTTATTTCTCATTGGCCATACTGGAACAGAAGACAAATGTGTGGGCAGAATGACACTTTGATAATCAAGGAGTTAAGTGCCAAACTGAGGAGTGGAACTGACATGGTGGTCTTCTCTGAAGCTCTGACTTTTCAGTCCATATAAGACTGAGGGGATTAGAAAGTTTAAACACATGGCTCATCTTGAGGTAGGATAGAAGGGcacaggtttatggggcattgggatgcCTTGATAAGATGCATTTGATCAGGAGGGACACCAATGTGGGGTGTGTGGAGGTGTTAGGTGGGACATTTAAGTAGATAAAGATGAGCGTGAGGGCAGAGGGTAGCAGGGAGGTTAGGACAGGCctggtttcacataaatggaTACCCACAACAGtgtaaaaacaaatacagaaacaaTTCAGAAGTTTCTATGTAATTGAGTAATACATTTAAATCACTGGCCttaaatgcaatgaaaaaaataataaactgtatgAGTAGTTCTGTGTAACTGAACAAACAGTGGGCTGAGAAAGTATTCTGACTCCATCCCTTTCTGCAAATTTTACTATGTTACCgagttaattttaaatagatacatttgacATTTCTGCCTATCCATCAACactgaataacccataatgacaaagtgaaaacatgttttcagaaaagtgtaATTTctcattaatacaaatgtttagcCACTTAACTAAATACTTtgaagaagcccctttggcagcatttCCAGCTTCAAATCTTCTTGCTAAGTCTcaataagctttgcacacctggatttgttgAGTTTATCACATTATTCCTggtagatcctctcaaactccattagaTTAGATGGTAactgtctgtaaactgccatattcaggtctctccacacatgttctatggggtGTTACACCCGACTGAGGTTTGGTTGGCCCACTCAAGGGTACTCAGAAACTTGTCCAGAAACCACTCTAGTATTGTGGACTTTATGCACTGAAATGTCACCCCAGTCTCAGGTGGAGTGATCTCTGCAGCAGATTTTCTTCATTGGCCTCTCTGGATTTGTCTGCATTCCTTATCCTCTCAATTCtggccagtctccctgtccctgtacCCCCATAGCaagatgctgtcaccaccaaccTTCACCGTAGGATTGTTTTAGACAGCTAaggagcagtgcctggtctttaccAGAcaaagtgcttggagttctgctcaaagagttcagtttttgtctctcCAGACCAGAGATTATTTTTCCTCACGCTCTCAGAGTTCTTTATATGCCTTTTGCTTAACAGGGGCTTCCATCTATCAAATCTCCAAAATaatcctgattgatggagtgctgctgagatggataTACTTCtggcaggttctcccatctcaacagAAGACTTCTGAAGTTCTAAGAGTGATTGTTGGGttgttggtcacctccttgaccaaggcccttccaGCCCAGTTACTCATTGTGGATGGATAGAAAAGTCTCCAtgaagagtcctggggcctcatgtataaatggtgcatacacaacaaaaatgttgcgtactcccatttccacgctcaaattgtgaagtgtataaaacctaaacttggcgtaaagccacaaaaattttcacgccag from Erpetoichthys calabaricus chromosome 1 unlocalized genomic scaffold, fErpCal1.3 SUPER_1_unloc_26, whole genome shotgun sequence includes the following:
- the LOC114643292 gene encoding NACHT, LRR and PYD domains-containing protein 3-like isoform X1 — encoded protein: MNIQASLQPAPIDASIKGLHETHRGGVSESTKTLEDQDSPGDPHTRAVGFETRYTELMIIKQFKRTYSERHHELEKMGITHAKLIEKRTKEKCERIWTEQLFRRSPGSETDPHIVVVSGVAGIGKTTMVQKIMFDWARGTQCQRFAFVFLFKFRELNLLDTETEPQMPLTRLIERHYKYLNDVRLREILQKPKSLLFIFDGLDEYKHKLDFTPRKLPSDPVESFPVHILVSNLIRGTLLKDCTVLITTRPTALESLDMKRVDRFAEILGFFPEQRLMYFKKFFGDADQGSEAFQYVEENTILYTMCFNPSYCWIICSVLKSHFMTPDEERGAAPRTVTELFVMFLHNILTNHKREAKNQREILIKLGKMAYYGVANKTLVFYDKFEMSTFGLRPVLSSPFLSGFLKEILQRESTLEHTTYTFYHLTIQEFMAACSFYLNPSGGIEELLEKLDSCKDGRFEILTRFLAGLARDSVFKTLGGVMGEFKVKTAKKILEWVKKKAEEVLLRRDKSEALRLCQWLYETQNKKLIRDAIGKDLKMDFSRITLTPLDCAVLGSVISCCGELEELNMTNTPLTLECIMRLAPGLTCCRRVNLSECRLTSTCCSALSSALSSPHSRLTELNLSSNKNMDDSGVNHLCEGLRSENCKLEKLNLSLCRLTSRCCSALSSALSAPHSRVTELNLSSNYKMEDTGVDQLCEGLRSENCILKKLNLSRCRLTSRCCSALSSALSAPHSRLTELNLSENNNMEDSGVHQLCEGLRSENCKLAKLNLELCGLTSGCSSSLSSVLSSPHSQLTELTLSNNKLGDSGAHQLGEGLWTPNCKLKTLWLNYNEISKSEMKNLRSLQEELNRTGRQVNIDI
- the LOC114643292 gene encoding NACHT, LRR and PYD domains-containing protein 3-like isoform X2; the protein is MNIQASLQPAPIDASIKGLHETHRGGVSESTKTLEDQDSPGDPHTRAVGFETRYTELMIIKQFKRTYSERHHELEKMGITHAKLIEKRTKEKCERIWTEQLFRRSPGSETDPHIVVVSGVAGIGKTTMVQKIMFDWARGTQCQRFAFVFLFKFRELNLLDTETEPQMPLTRLIERHYKYLNDVRLREILQKPKSLLFIFDGLDEYKHKLDFTPRKLPSDPVESFPVHILVSNLIRGTLLKDCTVLITTRPTALESLDMKRVDRFAEILGFFPEQRLMYFKKFFGDADQGSEAFQYVEENTILYTMCFNPSYCWIICSVLKSHFMTPDEERGAAPRTVTELFVMFLHNILTNHKREAKNQREILIKLGKMAYYGVANKTLVFYDKFEMSTFGLRPVLSSPFLSGFLKEILQRESTLEHTTYTFYHLTIQEFMAACSFYLNPSGGIEELLEKLDSCKDGRFEILTRFLAGLARDSVFKTLGGVMGEFKVKTAKKILEWVKKKAEEVLLRRDKSEALRLCQWLYETQNKKLIRDAIGKDLKMDFSRITLTPLDCAVLGSVISCCGELEELNMTNTPLTLECIMRLAPGLTCCRRVNLSECRLTSTCCSALSSALSSPHSRLTELNLSSNKNMDDSGVNHLCEGLRSENCKLEKLNLSLCLLTSRCCSALSSALSAPHSRLTELNLSDNKMEDSGVDQLFEGLSEICKLEKLNLSRCRLTSRCCSALSSALSAPHSRLTELNLSENNNMEDSGVHQLCEGLRSENCKLAKLNLELCGLTSGCSSSLSSVLSSPHSQLTELTLSNNKLGDSGAHQLGEGLWTPNCKLKTLWLNYNEISKSEMKNLRSLQEELNRTGRQVNIDI
- the LOC114643292 gene encoding NACHT, LRR and PYD domains-containing protein 3-like isoform X3; the protein is MNIQASLQPAPIDASIKGLHETHRGGVSESTKTLEDQDSPGDPHTRAVGFETRYTELMIIKQFKRTYSERHHELEKMGITHAKLIEKRTKEKCERIWTEQLFRRSPGSETDPHIVVVSGVAGIGKTTMVQKIMFDWARGTQCQRFAFVFLFKFRELNLLDTETEPQMPLTRLIERHYKYLNDVRLREILQKPKSLLFIFDGLDEYKHKLDFTPRKLPSDPVESFPVHILVSNLIRGTLLKDCTVLITTRPTALESLDMKRVDRFAEILGFFPEQRLMYFKKFFGDADQGSEAFQYVEENTILYTMCFNPSYCWIICSVLKSHFMTPDEERGAAPRTVTELFVMFLHNILTNHKREAKNQREILIKLGKMAYYGVANKTLVFYDKFEMSTFGLRPVLSSPFLSGFLKEILQRESTLEHTTYTFYHLTIQEFMAACSFYLNPSGGIEELLEKLDSCKDGRFEILTRFLAGLARDSVFKTLGGVMGEFKVKTAKKILEWVKKKAEEVLLRRDKSEALRLCQWLYETQNKKLIRDAIGKDLKMDFSRITLTPLDCAVLGSVISCCGELEELNMTNTPLTLECIMRLAPGLTCCRRVNLSECRLTSTCCSALSSALSSPHSRLTELNLSSNKNMDDSGVNHLCEGLRSENCKLEKLNLSRCRLTSRCCSALSSALSAPHSRLTELNLSENNNMEDSGVHQLCEGLRSENCKLAKLNLELCGLTSGCSSSLSSVLSSPHSQLTELTLSNNKLGDSGAHQLGEGLWTPNCKLKTLWLNYNEISKSEMKNLRSLQEELNRTGRQVNIDI